The Trichosurus vulpecula isolate mTriVul1 chromosome 9, mTriVul1.pri, whole genome shotgun sequence region GATAGATAATGCTATACTTATTTATGTCTTTGCAGAGCCAAAAGCTGAGCTACAGGAGATTGCTAAAGTTGATCTTGATAGGAGTGAAAATGATGAAGCTGGAATTCTCCCTAGAAACAATACAACTATGACATACATAGTTGAAGAATTCAAGTGTAAAGACCATAATTTAGGCTCAGATATATCCTTCCCACTCCCAGCCATGGAAGAAGGAGCAACTGTTCTTGTCACcacaaaaacaaatgaattttCCAAGAATTCACCAGGTTCCATGAATGATACTTTCATGGggatatggaaatctattttcacAACATAATGACCTAGTTTGACTAGGATAGTGCCATTTGCAAAGTTTATGTCAGTGAACAGAGTGATGCATCTCATCCCTTTATAATAGTTACTGTCATCTGTCATCAACATAACTCTAAtgttttttcattttagaatctCTTTCTTGATTTATTTCTTGACCTTTCGGTTGGGAACCAATTATAAAAAGCTCCTCCATTTCATTATTGTATTCTCTATTCACTAAGAAAAAGGAGTGATGTATCAGTCTCAAAGttgcttatttttatatttgtgtatttacTCAATATTCATTTACATAGTAGACAAACTGACCATCTCAGGCCATGTTTAAAGTTTTATTCATTGCTAAAGGAAATGAGGGAGTCAAAAAATAGGAAATGCCTAAGGTTAATTACATTAAAAgaagatagaatttttttaaaaaagctttcagTGAACTCTCTCTTTAGATGGAGAGTTCATATACACATTAAcaaggcaaaatgaaaataaatgaaaattaataaaCTGCAACACATATACAGAGGTTCAAGGGACTATAAGAATTATGGCAGCCAGGTTAAGATTGGGATTTTTGTTTGAGGTTTAGGATGTAGGAATCCTCTTTCATCCATTTACAGATCCCTTCATTTAGGAAGGCAGCTTTATCATACAATGGGAAGATGAAATCCTTCTCATATGGTAGCAAATGTTTTATCCCACCTTTCTGTTGTCTGCAATGAAGCAGAAATTGTCCACTGTGGTAattcaacatattttcaaattaattGCGAAAGTGTGCTGGCCAAGGAATTATCTACTAAAGTGTTTCCCGACTCTTCCTCTCCCAGTGAATGCAGTGGTAACATCTTTTGTTCTTGCAATTCAAGTGAATTTTACCTGTCATGTAAATATGAATTATGTAGCcccttttctgtttttgtgtcTCTGAAAATATTAAATCACTTTGAGTTCTTCTTACATTGTAAGAGGTGCTTTTCATTCCCAGATGAATGTGCTATAACAAGTAAATTTGATATCATACTGGTTTTCCCCTGACAGTATCTTTGTAGTTGCTGGTAGGTGGACTGACCTGAAGGTAAAGAGGTATGCTACTAGAAAGAGGCTTTGGCTGGAATGAAGATTGGCTTGCTGATGGAGATCAATGGGTTGTTATATGTTTTGGGGACTTTTTGATCTATGGCTTTCAAACTTTTCAAGATCACACAcaatagggaaaaaaattcaacaacTTCAACCACTCCTGATTAATTACTTATGTAAAAGCAATAGCActggaacaaatggaaaaaatagcatTGCTTTTTATTAGATGACAATAATGTGCTCTGAAAAAGTGAACAATTGACAGAAATATAAGTTTAAATATTACTAATGACCGGTTTGTGGATTTCTTGGTAGCCTTTTACAGACCTTGTTGAAGATAAGAGAGAGGATTAGAAGATAGGGGGTGTCTGGCTGACTTCTCACATTGAGCCTCTTATACTGGCCATACTGCCAAAGTGGTTACCTCAGGTCACCTCTGGCACTCACATCTATAAGCTCAGGAATTTTATCAGCCTATCCAGACTGTGATGAGCTGTTTCTTCATTAAGTAAACTCAAAAGAGAATGAGTTATAAGCCAAAATAACAACTGATTATTTTTATAGGGCATAGATCTTTTCAAGTATTAGGGAACTGATTATTAGCTAGAATGCTGCTTGGTAAATATGGAATCTAAGTGAAAGTCCTGCATTGGATTTAAAggatatgcatttatatgtatacacatgtatatgtatgtacatgtttatCTCTGCAAGGGACCTCAAAGTCCATCTA contains the following coding sequences:
- the TNFRSF17 gene encoding tumor necrosis factor receptor superfamily member 17 translates to MAQRCFQNEYFDNLLYTCKPCHLRCSNTPPLVCQSYCYASTTSSLKITDVNLWICVGVGIISSLTIFLLILILKKMRPERSRDELENAEPKAELQEIAKVDLDRSENDEAGILPRNNTTMTYIVEEFKCKDHNLGSDISFPLPAMEEGATVLVTTKTNEFSKNSPGSMNDTFMGIWKSIFTT